Proteins found in one Quercus robur chromosome 2, dhQueRobu3.1, whole genome shotgun sequence genomic segment:
- the LOC126714862 gene encoding 50S ribosomal protein L12, chloroplastic, translating to MATNTLSTISLTLRSPSYPSPAPKPTFLHFPTAKPTHRRLTHFRPISAVSAPEKIEELGAQISSLTLEEAKTLVDYLQEKLGVSAASFAPVAVAGAAVAGADAGPAVVEEKTEFDVVIEDVPSSSRISVIKAVRALTSLALKEAKELIEGLPKKFKEGVSKDEAEEAKKQLEEAGAKIAIV from the coding sequence ATGGCCACAAACACTCTCTCCACAATCTCCCTCACACTCCGTTCCCCCTCTTATCCTTCACCCGCTCCAAAACCCACTTTCCTCCACTTCCCCACCGCTAAACCCACCCACCGTCGTCTCACCCACTTCCGTCCCATCTCCGCCGTGTCCGCCCCAGAAAAGATCGAAGAGCTCGGCGCCCAAATCTCCTCCCTCACTCTCGAAGAAGCCAAGACCTTGGTCGACTACCTCCAAGAAAAGCTCGGCGTCTCCGCCGCCTCCTTCGCCCCAGTAGCCGTCGCCGGAGCCGCAGTCGCTGGAGCTGACGCGGGACCAGCCGTTGTCGAAGAGAAGACCGAGTTCGACGTGGTTATCGAGGATGTCCCCAGCAGTTCGAGGATTTCGGTGATTAAGGCGGTGAGGGCGTTGACGAGCTTGGCTTTGAAGGAGGCTAAGGAGTTGATTGAAGGGTTGCCTAAGAAGTTTAAGGAAGGGGTTTCTAAAGATGAGGCTGAAGAGGCCAAGAAGCAGCTCGAGGAAGCTGGAGCTAAGATTGCTATTgtgtaa